The following coding sequences lie in one Verrucomicrobiota bacterium genomic window:
- a CDS encoding D-TA family PLP-dependent enzyme encodes MNVWPRIAGLERVPSPALLLDRERVEANLDRMVDIAGGPDRLRPHVKTHKMVELIGMQRKRGIRQFKCATVAEAELLGQAGAAHVLIAYPLVGPTVSRILELRQAYPQTRFAGLVDDLEASRSAARQSLSSGVPLEILIDLDVGQHRTGVSVESALDFCRSVAGMPGLKLGGLHAYDGHLHQTDLKERTLACHAAFALVEGLKDALLKAGYSVPRVVAGGTPTFPIHARRPGVECSPGTCVFWDAGYAKAFPDLPFEIAAMVLARVISKPAADRLCLDLGHKAVASEMPHPRVIFPELPDAVAVGHNEEHLVLQTERAGAFPVGSMLLGVPWHICPTVALHQEVWVVEHGQVKGTWQVPARSRRIGV; translated from the coding sequence ATGAACGTCTGGCCTCGAATTGCCGGACTGGAACGGGTTCCTTCTCCCGCTCTCTTGCTCGATCGGGAACGCGTCGAAGCGAACCTCGATCGCATGGTGGACATCGCGGGCGGTCCCGACCGGTTGCGTCCGCACGTCAAGACTCACAAGATGGTTGAGTTGATCGGGATGCAGCGCAAGCGAGGCATCCGTCAGTTCAAGTGTGCCACCGTCGCCGAGGCCGAATTGCTGGGGCAAGCGGGAGCGGCCCATGTGCTGATCGCCTATCCGCTGGTGGGGCCCACCGTGTCCCGGATTCTGGAATTGCGCCAGGCCTATCCCCAGACCCGTTTCGCGGGGTTGGTGGACGATCTGGAAGCCTCCCGATCGGCCGCCCGGCAATCCTTGAGTTCCGGGGTTCCGCTCGAGATCTTGATCGATCTCGACGTGGGGCAACACCGGACGGGGGTTTCGGTGGAGTCGGCTTTGGATTTTTGCCGATCGGTGGCGGGCATGCCGGGGTTGAAGTTGGGTGGCTTGCATGCTTATGACGGCCACCTCCACCAAACGGATTTGAAAGAGCGAACACTGGCCTGCCACGCGGCTTTTGCGCTGGTGGAAGGGTTGAAAGACGCGCTCCTGAAGGCGGGTTATTCCGTGCCGCGCGTGGTGGCTGGCGGGACTCCGACGTTTCCGATTCATGCTCGTCGTCCCGGGGTGGAGTGCAGTCCTGGCACATGCGTGTTTTGGGACGCGGGATACGCGAAGGCCTTCCCGGATCTGCCGTTTGAAATTGCGGCGATGGTTCTCGCCCGGGTGATCAGCAAGCCGGCGGCGGACCGGCTTTGTTTGGATTTGGGCCACAAGGCGGTGGCCAGCGAGATGCCCCATCCCCGGGTGATTTTCCCCGAACTCCCCGACGCCGTTGCCGTGGGGCACAATGAAGAACATCTCGTTCTCCAAACGGAACGCGCGGGCGCATTCCCGGTCGGGAGCATGCTCTTGGGTGTGCCATGGCACATTTGCCCCACCGTGGCTCTTCATCAGGAAGTCTGGGTTGTCGAGCATGGCCAAGTGAAGGGGACCTGGCAGGTGCCAGCGAGGTCTCGTCGCATCGGCGTCTGA
- a CDS encoding SMP-30/gluconolactonase/LRE family protein gives MNRLHSPWIRILPAHRFQSVPSLLVFGKRCLLLLLSVVWSMDAGVARAAEPIIPPGAKLEKLFEGITLTEGVAVAMDGLVYFSDITFSHVSRNDRGQIHAGHIWRFDPATGKTTIFRSPSGMSNGIKFDAAGDMIVCEMADFGGRRVTRTDMRTGMSYILAAMYGGRPLNSPNDVTLDEKGRIYFSDPRYLGHEPIDQPVTGVYRIDLDGSIHRIISDAGKANGVCVSPDQKSIYVVSNENGATGFERLDQGVKSPGDKITSPLRKGLMALLAYDLHADGTATFRKTLVDYSPQDGPDGLVCDREGNLYVAVRAENRPGICVYSPEGKEIAYLKTEIPTNVGFGRGRDENLLYITAGKSLYRIRLNSRGYHLPSR, from the coding sequence ATGAATCGACTTCATTCCCCCTGGATTCGGATTCTGCCGGCGCATCGGTTCCAGTCCGTTCCCTCTCTCCTCGTTTTTGGCAAGCGTTGCCTTCTGCTGCTGTTGTCCGTCGTCTGGTCGATGGATGCCGGCGTCGCGAGGGCGGCCGAGCCGATCATCCCGCCGGGCGCGAAACTCGAAAAACTCTTCGAGGGCATCACGCTGACTGAAGGAGTCGCGGTGGCGATGGACGGTCTGGTTTACTTCAGCGACATCACTTTTTCGCACGTGTCGCGGAACGATCGGGGACAAATCCATGCCGGCCACATTTGGCGGTTCGATCCCGCGACGGGCAAGACGACGATTTTCCGTTCGCCCAGCGGGATGTCGAACGGCATCAAATTCGACGCGGCGGGCGACATGATCGTTTGCGAAATGGCCGACTTCGGCGGCCGCCGGGTGACCCGCACCGATATGCGGACGGGCATGAGCTACATTCTCGCCGCGATGTATGGAGGGCGCCCGCTCAATTCCCCCAACGACGTGACCCTGGACGAAAAGGGCCGCATTTACTTTAGTGATCCGCGCTATCTGGGTCATGAGCCGATTGATCAACCGGTGACCGGTGTTTATCGCATTGATCTGGATGGGTCGATCCACCGCATTATTTCCGACGCGGGCAAGGCGAATGGGGTCTGCGTTTCACCGGACCAGAAGTCGATCTATGTCGTCAGCAACGAGAATGGAGCGACCGGTTTTGAGCGGCTTGACCAAGGCGTGAAGTCGCCGGGAGATAAAATCACCTCGCCGCTTCGCAAGGGCTTGATGGCACTCCTGGCTTACGACCTGCACGCCGATGGAACGGCCACGTTTCGAAAGACCCTCGTGGACTATTCCCCCCAGGACGGTCCGGATGGATTGGTCTGCGACCGGGAGGGTAATCTCTACGTCGCGGTGCGCGCCGAAAACCGGCCGGGCATCTGCGTCTACTCGCCCGAGGGGAAAGAGATCGCCTACCTCAAGACCGAAATTCCGACGAATGTCGGATTCGGTCGCGGCCGAGATGAAAATCTGCTCTACATCACGGCGGGCAAGAGCCTCTATCGGATTCGTCTGAATAGCCGGGGCTACCATCTGCCCTCACGATGA
- a CDS encoding MFS transporter, translated as MQESEAARPSGPTRTRYWVIVFAITLAIITYVDRVCMSQAKPDIQGAFALTDKQMGLVFSVFGLAYALFEIPMGWLGDRGGPRRILMKVVVLWSVFTAATGVATNYVSLLVYRFLFGLGEAGAFPNITKIFTLWLPAVERVRAQGIMWMSARWAGAFTPLLVVWMIGIMGWRWTFVCFGMVGVVWAVIFYRWFRDNPRDHPSINQAELALIGTPEANLAGHAAVPWKRFLWNRTVWMLWLQYFCMAYGWYFYITWLPTYLREARQLDVGKSALLAGLPLFFGGIGCLVSGLILNHVARWLKSTAAARRFMAYFGLTGAGVMFVLAAYLENPVLAMIAMGLSSFGNDLVMPGAWGACMDVGGKFAGSLSGSMNMMGNFAGFLAPMLLPWIREAAGGRWEPIFWVSGIIYLIGAISWVFIDPVTPLDRDEPSRATG; from the coding sequence ATGCAGGAATCGGAAGCAGCCCGACCGTCCGGGCCGACGCGGACGCGTTACTGGGTGATCGTCTTCGCGATCACGCTGGCGATCATCACCTACGTGGACCGCGTCTGCATGTCGCAGGCCAAGCCGGACATCCAGGGAGCGTTTGCGCTGACCGACAAGCAGATGGGACTGGTGTTTTCAGTTTTCGGACTCGCCTACGCGCTGTTCGAAATTCCCATGGGCTGGCTGGGGGATCGTGGCGGGCCGCGCCGGATCCTGATGAAGGTGGTCGTCTTGTGGTCTGTCTTCACGGCGGCCACCGGGGTGGCGACGAATTACGTTTCCCTCCTGGTTTATCGATTTCTGTTCGGCTTGGGCGAAGCCGGAGCCTTTCCGAATATCACCAAGATTTTCACCCTCTGGCTTCCGGCGGTCGAGCGTGTGCGCGCGCAGGGCATCATGTGGATGAGTGCGCGCTGGGCTGGCGCTTTCACGCCGTTGTTGGTGGTTTGGATGATAGGGATCATGGGGTGGCGCTGGACGTTTGTTTGTTTCGGCATGGTGGGCGTGGTTTGGGCTGTAATCTTCTACCGTTGGTTTCGCGACAACCCCCGGGATCATCCGTCCATCAACCAAGCTGAACTGGCGCTGATCGGGACCCCAGAGGCCAACCTCGCCGGCCACGCAGCGGTCCCTTGGAAACGATTCCTATGGAATCGCACCGTTTGGATGTTGTGGCTTCAATACTTCTGCATGGCCTACGGTTGGTATTTCTACATCACATGGCTCCCAACCTATCTCAGGGAGGCCCGGCAGTTGGATGTGGGCAAGAGCGCGCTGCTTGCCGGGCTGCCCCTGTTTTTCGGTGGAATCGGCTGTCTCGTCAGCGGCCTGATTCTGAATCATGTCGCCCGCTGGCTGAAAAGCACCGCCGCGGCCCGGCGTTTTATGGCTTACTTCGGGTTGACCGGTGCGGGCGTGATGTTCGTCCTGGCCGCTTACCTTGAGAATCCAGTCCTGGCCATGATTGCGATGGGACTCTCCAGTTTTGGAAATGATTTGGTGATGCCCGGCGCGTGGGGTGCCTGCATGGATGTCGGCGGCAAGTTCGCCGGATCGCTCTCCGGCAGCATGAACATGATGGGCAATTTTGCGGGTTTCCTGGCACCCATGCTGCTCCCTTGGATTCGGGAAGCCGCCGGTGGCCGCTGGGAACCAATCTTCTGGGTCTCCGGGATCATTTACCTGATCGGCGCCATTTCGTGGGTTTTCATCGATCCGGTCACTCCGCTGGACCGGGATGAACCGTCCCGAGCGACCGGATGA
- a CDS encoding hydroxyacid dehydrogenase: protein MNSGPFIVALTSDFYDSSGAPRYADIGLSVLAEHPRIKTRVFEEHRKQIGADQIGDAQGVMVLTPAVTVDSVSNADNLLVMARFGVGYDAVDVKACTAADVLVTITAGAVDRPVAEAVIGWMIALSHHMRRKDALVRGGQWDERSKYMGRELRDRTLGVIGLGGIARKVIELLRGFGMKIPLAYDPFVSEASAADHGARLVSLEQLLRQSDFVSIHCPLTAATRGLLGSRELALMKPDAYLLNTARGGIVDEDALYAWLENRRIAGAALDCFVEEPVNAPSRFRDLDNVLLAPHSIAWTDELFRDMGRAACQVMVDLSHGVKPSGVLNSELLDRPSFKEKWARHVKGSPIPG from the coding sequence ATGAACTCCGGGCCATTCATCGTCGCTCTGACCTCCGACTTTTACGACAGCAGCGGCGCGCCGAGATATGCGGACATCGGCTTGTCGGTGCTCGCAGAGCATCCGCGCATCAAGACACGCGTTTTCGAGGAGCATCGCAAGCAGATCGGCGCGGACCAAATTGGCGATGCTCAAGGGGTGATGGTGCTGACGCCGGCGGTCACGGTCGATAGCGTGTCGAACGCGGACAACCTGCTCGTCATGGCGCGGTTTGGGGTGGGCTATGACGCGGTGGATGTGAAGGCGTGCACCGCCGCCGACGTGCTCGTGACCATCACTGCGGGCGCGGTGGATCGACCCGTGGCGGAGGCCGTCATTGGCTGGATGATCGCGCTGAGCCATCATATGCGCCGCAAGGACGCGCTGGTTCGTGGCGGCCAGTGGGATGAACGCTCGAAGTACATGGGACGCGAGTTGCGAGACCGAACCCTTGGGGTGATCGGCCTCGGAGGCATCGCTCGCAAAGTCATCGAACTGCTGCGCGGCTTTGGCATGAAGATCCCGTTGGCCTACGACCCGTTTGTGAGTGAGGCGAGCGCCGCGGACCACGGTGCGCGCCTGGTCAGTCTGGAACAGTTGCTCCGGCAATCGGACTTTGTTTCCATCCATTGCCCCCTGACCGCCGCGACGCGCGGCCTGCTTGGCTCCCGGGAACTGGCCCTGATGAAACCGGACGCGTATCTGTTGAACACGGCCCGCGGCGGGATCGTGGATGAGGACGCGCTCTATGCCTGGCTCGAGAACCGCCGCATCGCGGGGGCGGCCCTGGACTGTTTTGTGGAGGAACCGGTCAACGCGCCGAGTCGCTTCCGCGATCTGGACAACGTGTTGCTCGCTCCGCATAGCATTGCGTGGACTGACGAATTGTTCCGCGACATGGGCCGCGCCGCGTGCCAGGTGATGGTGGATCTTTCACACGGCGTGAAACCGAGCGGGGTGCTGAATTCCGAGCTCTTGGACCGGCCCTCGTTCAAGGAGAAGTGGGCGCGTCATGTGAAAGGCTCGCCGATCCCAGGGTAA
- a CDS encoding c-type cytochrome, which yields MESKIRSQSMVMQMAHFFRTASTLILSGGLGVLLGQIPEPTDAPKPRSPEESAASYRMPEGFRMELVAAEPIIASPSGVAWDEYGRLFVTELHGYNLEGQLDIEELNKSGKLDTVVRRVQAEERFKKAADAGTYGAVKLLRDTDGDGRMDRADLWSTNMPPAYGLVPARGGVIVACAPHILFLADPDGDGRAEVREILFTGFKTGALERGINAPQWGLDGWIYFGRGAGGGRIVGPRLAEPVELPGTDFRIRADGTAIEPVTGATGTFGFAMTESGDRFVMSTVDPGRQVAPLPWRYLARNREAAFTGLEAGGADRRVFPLAPAHPWRTKRAGDAAYFKFYRDRYGPSDSDAAGWFTSACSPMIYQDRALPGLHGHYFVCEPSGNLIHRAVIEPDGVLLKLRRAPNEAGAEFAASNDSWSHPMNLAHGPDGCLWVVDYYREIIEDYSAIPRHLQQQYGLYAGHDRGRIYRVTHRDMPRPDPADMSRLDLPALARELGSPSFWRRGTAQRLLAEHGRGGPEEPVTILRRLLKDPRSTSVTIIAALRTLEMWGKLGESDLIEGMSHPSEPVRVHALELAESGLRSMVDAQLLKAVLASAAVERSPRVCIQLALTLGESRRAEVVPALAALLRKHGSVRWIEAAVLSSLSGRALEMMVEWVKDPLSPAGFLTPLAQSLAARRNDGELEQALLTLRQAPPAMQAAALKGLAQGRKNAPRRPTTLVMARNQSAPFLSSDSEEVRTAVRELEEILRPESWRAAAHGPGPGSGALEKISEDRFRQFTGALQGARDLNRGREVFRQACATCHRVGEEGHEVGPDLLGQSAMAEESLLKEILLPSERIRPGYETTVLELRESSALTGILKEEGATSLTLVLPNGVEQTILRKEIRSVMISAGSLMPSFAETLAPSDAAHLLAWLKQQKPSGTPDATPRQ from the coding sequence ATGGAGTCCAAAATCCGGTCTCAATCCATGGTCATGCAAATGGCGCATTTCTTTCGCACCGCCTCGACCCTGATCCTGTCCGGTGGGTTGGGGGTACTCCTGGGGCAGATACCCGAGCCCACCGACGCGCCGAAACCCCGTTCTCCCGAGGAAAGTGCCGCGTCGTATCGCATGCCGGAGGGCTTTCGCATGGAGTTGGTGGCGGCAGAGCCGATCATTGCTTCGCCTTCAGGTGTGGCTTGGGATGAATACGGTCGTTTGTTCGTCACCGAACTCCATGGTTACAATCTCGAGGGCCAGCTTGACATCGAGGAACTGAACAAGAGCGGGAAGCTCGATACCGTGGTCCGGCGAGTGCAAGCCGAGGAGCGTTTCAAGAAAGCCGCCGACGCGGGCACCTACGGGGCTGTCAAGTTGCTTCGCGACACCGATGGCGATGGCCGCATGGACCGGGCCGATCTGTGGTCCACGAATATGCCTCCCGCGTACGGGTTGGTTCCGGCGCGGGGCGGGGTCATTGTGGCCTGTGCTCCCCACATCCTTTTTCTCGCGGACCCAGATGGTGATGGCCGCGCGGAGGTGCGGGAGATTCTGTTCACGGGATTTAAGACCGGGGCGTTGGAACGTGGCATCAACGCTCCTCAATGGGGATTGGACGGATGGATTTACTTCGGACGCGGCGCGGGCGGGGGACGCATCGTGGGACCGCGACTGGCCGAGCCCGTGGAGTTGCCAGGGACTGATTTTCGCATTCGAGCCGACGGCACCGCCATCGAGCCGGTCACCGGCGCGACGGGCACTTTCGGATTCGCGATGACGGAAAGTGGCGACCGTTTTGTGATGTCCACGGTGGATCCGGGGCGTCAGGTCGCGCCTTTGCCATGGAGATACCTGGCGAGGAATCGAGAGGCGGCGTTTACGGGTTTGGAGGCGGGCGGTGCGGACCGGCGTGTTTTTCCTCTGGCTCCAGCGCATCCTTGGAGGACCAAGCGCGCCGGGGATGCCGCTTACTTCAAGTTCTACCGAGACCGGTATGGTCCTTCCGACAGTGACGCCGCGGGGTGGTTCACCTCGGCGTGCAGTCCGATGATTTATCAGGACCGGGCGCTGCCAGGCTTGCACGGCCATTACTTTGTTTGTGAACCCTCGGGAAACTTGATTCATCGGGCGGTGATCGAACCCGACGGAGTGCTTCTCAAACTTCGGCGTGCCCCGAATGAGGCGGGCGCCGAATTTGCCGCTTCGAACGATTCCTGGAGTCATCCCATGAACCTGGCCCATGGACCGGACGGGTGTCTTTGGGTGGTGGATTATTATCGCGAGATTATCGAGGATTACTCGGCGATTCCCCGGCATTTGCAACAGCAATACGGACTGTACGCGGGACATGATCGGGGGCGGATATACCGGGTGACTCATCGAGACATGCCCCGGCCCGATCCCGCCGACATGAGTCGACTGGATCTCCCGGCCTTGGCCAGAGAACTGGGCAGTCCTTCGTTTTGGCGGCGTGGCACGGCGCAACGTCTCCTGGCCGAGCACGGTCGCGGCGGTCCGGAAGAGCCCGTCACGATCCTGCGACGGTTGTTGAAAGACCCGCGTTCGACGTCGGTCACCATCATTGCCGCCCTGCGCACGCTTGAGATGTGGGGCAAACTTGGCGAATCCGACCTGATCGAGGGGATGTCGCATCCCTCCGAGCCCGTTCGAGTACACGCCTTGGAACTCGCCGAAAGCGGGTTGAGATCGATGGTGGACGCTCAGCTTCTGAAGGCGGTCCTGGCGTCCGCAGCCGTCGAACGGAGTCCGCGCGTGTGTATTCAATTGGCGTTGACACTTGGGGAGTCCAGAAGGGCGGAGGTGGTGCCCGCGCTGGCGGCGCTCTTGCGAAAGCACGGTTCCGTTCGCTGGATCGAGGCAGCGGTGTTGTCTTCGTTATCCGGGCGCGCCCTGGAAATGATGGTGGAATGGGTGAAAGACCCTTTGTCGCCCGCTGGATTTCTGACCCCTCTGGCGCAGTCCTTGGCGGCTCGCCGCAACGACGGAGAACTGGAGCAAGCCCTGTTGACCTTGCGCCAGGCGCCACCCGCCATGCAAGCGGCGGCCTTGAAGGGATTGGCCCAAGGCCGGAAGAACGCGCCGCGCCGTCCCACCACTTTGGTGATGGCACGAAATCAATCCGCGCCCTTCCTCTCAAGCGATTCCGAGGAGGTCAGGACGGCGGTTCGCGAATTGGAGGAAATCCTGCGTCCGGAAAGCTGGCGAGCCGCAGCGCATGGGCCCGGGCCTGGGTCTGGGGCATTGGAGAAGATTTCGGAGGATCGCTTTCGCCAATTCACCGGTGCGTTGCAGGGTGCGCGCGACTTGAATCGTGGACGAGAGGTTTTTCGGCAGGCCTGCGCAACGTGCCATCGCGTGGGCGAGGAAGGCCACGAGGTGGGGCCGGACTTGTTGGGCCAGTCGGCCATGGCGGAAGAGAGTCTGCTCAAGGAGATCCTCCTGCCGAGCGAGCGAATTCGGCCCGGCTACGAAACCACGGTGCTGGAGTTGAGAGAGTCATCCGCCCTCACGGGAATTTTGAAGGAAGAAGGCGCGACCAGCCTGACGTTGGTCCTGCCGAATGGAGTCGAGCAGACGATCCTGCGAAAGGAGATCCGTTCCGTGATGATTTCAGCCGGTTCGCTGATGCCTTCCTTTGCGGAGACCCTCGCGCCGTCCGATGCCGCCCATCTTCTGGCGTGGTTGAAACAGCAGAAACCGAGCGGGACTCCGGATGCAACGCCGCGGCAGTGA